A single window of Symphalangus syndactylus isolate Jambi chromosome 4, NHGRI_mSymSyn1-v2.1_pri, whole genome shotgun sequence DNA harbors:
- the LOC129480162 gene encoding argininosuccinate synthase-like, translating into MQFLKDLGMLEGGRMRLSFHVSTFIESVTLLSEKSFHLQHLLLVNAEAHQNTRNQAPPGLYTKTQDLANAPNAPDILEIEFKKGVPVKMTNVKDGTTHQTSLELFTYLSQVASKHGVGRTDVVENRFIRMKSRGIYETPASTILYHTYLDIEAFTMDCEVRKIKQGLGLKFAELMYTAFWHSPECEFVHHCIAKSEERVEGKVQVSVLKGQVYILSWESPLSLYNKELMSMNMQGDYEPIDSTGFININSLRLKEYHLQRKVTAK; encoded by the coding sequence ATGCAGTTCCTTAAGGATTTGGGCATGCTAGAAGGTGGCAGAATGAGGCTGAGTTTTCATGTTTCAACCTTTATAGAGTCTGTAACTTTACTCTCAGAGAAAAGTTTTCACCTACAACATCTCCTCTTAGTCAATGCTGAAGCCCATCAAAATACCAGGAACCAAGCGCCTCCAGGTCTCTACACAAAGACCCAGGACCTGGCCAATGCCCCCAACGCCCCTGACATTCTCGAGATCGAGTTCAAAAAAGGGGTCCCCGTGAAGATGACCAACGTTAAGGATGGCACCACCCACCAGACCTCCTTGGAGCTCTTCACGTACCTGAGTCAAGTCGCGAGCAAGCACGGTGTGGGCCGTACTGACGTCGTGGAGAACCGCTTCATTAGAATGAAGTCTCGAGGTATCTACGAGACCCCAGCAAGCACCATCCTTTACCACACCTATTTAGATATCGAGGCCTTCACCATGGACTGCGAAGTGCGCAAAATCAAACAAGGCCTGGGCTTGAAATTTGCTGAGCTGATGTATACTGCTTTCTGGCACAGCCCTGAATGTGAATTTGTCCACCACTGCATCGCCAAGTCCGAGGAGCGAGTGGAAGGGAAAGTGCAGGTGTCTGTCCTCAAGGGCCAGGTGTACATCCTTAGCTGGGAGTCTCCACTGTCTCTCTACAACAAGGAGCTGATGAGCATGAACATGCAGGGTGATTATGAGCCAATTGATTCCACCGGGTTCATCAACATCAATTCCCTCAGGCTGAAGGAATATCATCTCCAGAGAAAGGTCACTGCCAAATAG